From Carya illinoinensis cultivar Pawnee chromosome 5, C.illinoinensisPawnee_v1, whole genome shotgun sequence, one genomic window encodes:
- the LOC122309297 gene encoding uncharacterized protein LOC122309297 isoform X1 — protein MHRYVKYLDRLPYPGQVEESCRIEQISLISREGRQYIQKLLPAKRFATNCYAVLSLIGYMFLVNATDPTIATSMTRIKFNAIIDSSKDCQTYTMHSKFQIHDGRTLRNSYVMPSHLSAGGVIGSILVVLCLFWVGLVEEEELSMKEMVRKLTTNTM, from the exons ATGCATAGATATGTTAAATATCTAGATAGACTTCCATATCCAGGGCAAGTGGAGGAATCTTGTCGAATAGAGCAAATATCCCTAATATCGAGGGAAGGCCGTCAATATATCCAAAAACTGCTTCCTGCAAAGAGATTCGCAACGAATTGTTATGCGGTTTTAAGTTTAATTGGCTACATGTTTCTTGTCAATGCGACGGACCCAACAATTGCTACCTCGATGACGCGAATAAAATTCAATGCGATAATT GATTCTTCAAAGGATTGCCAGACGTATACAATG CATTCAAAATTCCAAATCCATGATGGGCGCACTTTGAGAAATTCTTATGTCATGCCTTCTCACCTTTCAGCTGGTGGAGTTATTGGATCAATCCTGGTGGTCCTTTGCTTGTTTTGGGTTGGTctggtagaagaagaagaactatccatgaaagaaatggtcaGAAAGCTAACGACAAACACAAtgtaa
- the LOC122309297 gene encoding uncharacterized protein LOC122309297 isoform X2, with the protein MHRYVKYLDRLPYPGQVEESCRIEQISLISREGRQYIQKLLPAKRFATNCYAVLSLIGYMFLVNATDPTIATSMTRIKFNAIIDSSKDCQTYTMLVELLDQSWWSFACFGLVW; encoded by the exons ATGCATAGATATGTTAAATATCTAGATAGACTTCCATATCCAGGGCAAGTGGAGGAATCTTGTCGAATAGAGCAAATATCCCTAATATCGAGGGAAGGCCGTCAATATATCCAAAAACTGCTTCCTGCAAAGAGATTCGCAACGAATTGTTATGCGGTTTTAAGTTTAATTGGCTACATGTTTCTTGTCAATGCGACGGACCCAACAATTGCTACCTCGATGACGCGAATAAAATTCAATGCGATAATT GATTCTTCAAAGGATTGCCAGACGTATACAATG CTGGTGGAGTTATTGGATCAATCCTGGTGGTCCTTTGCTTGTTTTGGGTTGGTctggtag